One segment of Candidatus Methylomirabilota bacterium DNA contains the following:
- a CDS encoding 2-oxoacid:acceptor oxidoreductase family protein → MTTQAGFPPHPTKVPKRHEELEEVVIRFAGDSGDGMQLAGMQFTNETAVAGSDLATLPDFPAEIRAPPGTLFGVSGFQINFSSHDIFTPGDNPDVLVMMNPAALKVNLRDLKPGGIIIVDTAEFTENNLRKAGYATNPLEDGSLVKYQVFPLDITNMTLRALEGL, encoded by the coding sequence ATGACAACGCAAGCGGGGTTTCCACCACATCCAACCAAGGTGCCCAAGCGCCACGAAGAACTGGAGGAGGTGGTAATCCGCTTCGCCGGGGATTCGGGCGATGGGATGCAGCTCGCCGGCATGCAATTCACCAACGAGACCGCCGTGGCGGGCAGTGACCTTGCGACGCTGCCCGATTTCCCCGCTGAAATCCGGGCGCCCCCCGGGACCCTCTTCGGGGTGAGCGGCTTTCAGATCAATTTCAGCAGCCACGATATCTTTACGCCGGGAGACAACCCCGATGTCCTGGTGATGATGAACCCGGCAGCCCTCAAGGTGAACTTGCGGGATCTGAAGCCGGGCGGGATCATCATCGTGGACACCGCGGAGTTTACCGAGAATAACCTGAGGAAAGCCGGCTATGCCACCAATCCCCTTGAAGACGGCTCCCTCGTGAAATACCAGGTCTTCCCGCTGGATATCACCAATATGACCTTACGGGCGCTAGAGGGGCTGAA
- a CDS encoding NADH-quinone oxidoreductase subunit B, translated as MLDGDEQQSVEEEVKRGILFTTVEKMLNWARRSSLWPVTFGLACCAIEMMATAASRFDLARFGAEVFRASPRQADLMIVSGRVSKKMAPVLRRIYDQMPEPKWVIAMGACASCGGIFNDYAIVQGVDQIVPVDVYVPGCPPRPEQLIHGIMLLQDKITKERHRTEDLMSLPWRRQKA; from the coding sequence CTGCTCGACGGTGATGAACAGCAGTCCGTCGAGGAGGAGGTCAAGCGCGGCATCCTCTTCACGACCGTGGAGAAGATGCTGAACTGGGCCCGCCGTTCCTCGCTGTGGCCTGTCACTTTTGGGCTCGCCTGCTGCGCCATCGAGATGATGGCCACGGCCGCCTCTCGATTTGATCTTGCCCGATTTGGGGCGGAGGTCTTTCGCGCCTCGCCCCGCCAGGCGGACCTGATGATTGTCTCCGGCCGGGTCAGTAAGAAGATGGCCCCAGTGCTGCGGCGGATCTACGATCAGATGCCCGAGCCCAAATGGGTGATTGCCATGGGGGCCTGTGCCTCCTGCGGAGGCATCTTTAACGACTACGCCATCGTCCAGGGAGTGGACCAGATCGTGCCGGTGGACGTGTATGTCCCTGGGTGTCCCCCCCGTCCTGAACAGTTGATTCATGGTATTATGTTGTTGCAAGACAAGATTACAAAGGAGCGTCACCGGACGGAAGATTTGATGAGCCTGCCCTGGCGCCGCCAGAAGGCGTAA